tatttattaataaatttagaaaaaatcgaacaTAACTTAAcagatcataatattgtataaaaatcatttgtctaaaccagctatccccaaccagcgacccgcgggccgcatgcggcccgccgggatTTTATTTGTCGCGGCCCGCGAGATGTTGGTTTAACATCTCGCGGGCCGCgagatgttaaaccattttgaaattcacgcccactggcaaaacaatgtaaagtcatcgtgaaagtcgtgttttttttttcacttttaaatcgttaattttgaagaactttatttttaaaactaaaaaattctgttgcggcccgcgacaccaagaccaaaacatgtttgtggcccgcatgaaaaaaaggttggggaccactaaataaaacttaggttgggttgcatgcaccagaggcgtggttaagaggatacaccaggggcgagagaaattgaaaataggtatttgaaaatgtattgctgtctcaccaatctcaagtctcccaccgcagagcgcgatagagacaacctATGGTTAaataaagttagttggtgcaacccaacctaaggcactaatgaagaataagaattatttcatactttttagatcattttaagaatattgtttttaccttggaagtcgggttaaattttttgttaaagaataataattttactctttttagttatctacacaACCAAAAGGATTTATGCGTAGACAACCACTACTTTCGTAGTGGTTACTGGGTATCTACGCATATTATATTGCGTAGATAACCAGTAacgcgaaattgtggtaaatgcttgcagttaccTAAGTGATGCTGAAAATTCCAAGCTTTTAtgtttaaaggttcaggagttctgttcagtgcctttggatctagagacaccttcgtaggacaatttcacttatttgtaacaatATATGCttgagttactagaaacaacatcttAACCACCATATTGTGTGTTTTATAAATTTCGagaatttccctcgattgcttatagatcccatcatcagatcatcacctTCGTAAtaattgtaccaaattcggattataccctatacattacaacaaaagaattttcgaaatcggtccacaaacagcggaaTAATGATCAAAGATATCTGTCTCGATgtaaaaaactatgaaaaacactaataatactaataatagagTCATAATGTGATGTTGCAAGATGTAAGGGTagagacgatgatgatgattcatCTAATGCACCATTAGCATATGCCTTCAATTCTTAAAAGAACGTCGAAgcccccaaacatgtatctataaggaggccggagatctgttcaccaccttcgaaccatggtatatcttggtgcaaaatctgactttttggtaagatttacttagaatacttcattatttatccaaaatcactataagtttccattttaaatacttcagattatgaatcgaaatcacaatatcatccAGAATGGGTTTTTGGTATAAATAGCgaggaattccctcgattacttatggatcccatgatcaagtcaccttttttatgaacatggtaccaaatttggactaaacccgatacaatagcgaaaaaatcttgaaaatcggtccacaaacggcgaagtgatcgttgaacatacaaaaaaaaacagacgaacataatataacctcctcctttttggaagtcggttaaaaagtacccagtagccgattctcaaacctattgaatatgcatataaaatttggtaaaaatcagtaagtaaagccgtttcggaggagtatggtagttggtaactaacattgtgacacgagaattttatatacacacgactggctgtcccggcaaacgttgtttttcgtccatcgctatcccgtcgcgtCGCACgagcaatggtcgccgtcattgtgacagatttttttaaataagataatacataatataatattatattagtatggatattttttgCCTTTCTTTCAAATAAAAGTCATGTGTTTGATGTATCGTGTATTATAGCGGCGTTTGTGTTGCGGGTCGCACCGCCAGCGCCGCGCGGGACAGCAGCCGCagtcgccccgccccccgcgcgtccgccgccgccgcccacaCGTGCGCCGGCCGTATCACCGCCTCTGCCGCGCGACGTGCCCTGTAtacattacagatttaaaatgttttcctttatgcagtaaaaactaaaacaagCTGTATGAACCTTTTCTAAAGTAGACCAATATGAATTTCCAAGTTTTAAATAAGTTCCTAATGATGGCATATcttcatattatactttttctAAAGCTTTCcaagttttataatttaatgtactacctaagctacgaataataaaaactaaggaatcataactcccatactattaccgttttaaatttggttccttttgatctgtcatgtaacttCAGCCTAGTACCgttcaaggtcacctaaatattgcaaatgtattgaaatgtgtaccttaggtacacttttttgacaagtatattTTTGCATGAGCATGAAGCATGAAGAGCAtcttttttgacggagttacttttccttagtttttattattcgtagtaccgAAGTTAACAAATTAATGtgtatcaaaatttgccattacATGTTACAACATgtaatggcaaattttgatacacataataataattactagaagGAAAAAAGAGTggttttaagtatataatacatACTCTATAAAAATACATACCCGAGCCAGACTGTGTTGTTGCGGTCGGGGGCGTACCGCGCCGCCAGCGCCCCCCGCACCAGATCCTCCGCGAAGCTGCGCAGCGCCGACACCAGCACCAGGTGCACCGCGCTACGTACAGACAATACATTATGGCGGCTGTACACAGTCGTCGACAGGCCGAGCGCGAGTGTGTACAGGGCGCTCTCGTCCCCGTCTCGTTGGCTCTCGCGACTGTCGCGAGGTAAACCAGAGCAAGCATGTATGGCCGAGCATCTCGGCGAGAGGCTCTCGTCGAGTGTGTACAGCCGCTATTACGGCGTCCAACCATTTCATAAATAGTGCTCGGCAATATTCGTTAAACTATGCAAATATCTGAAAATCGTCGACACCTAAAAACAAAACGTCAACAGAGTAGGACGAATCTTGCTCATATTTGTTGAAACTGTGTTGTGCCATCACCTGTAGCAGTATCCACTGCCTATATCCTCGAGGCGCAGCTCGATGCCGATGTCGGCGGCGGCGCGCTCCACGAAGGCGTGGTGCAGGCGCTCGTCCGCCCCCGCCGGCAGCACCTCCAGTCCCTCTAGCCCCTCCCCCGGCGCCGCTCCCGGCCGCGCGTCTCCCCGCCCCGCCCCCACCACGTCCACCTCCTCGTCGTCGGACACGTCGAGCGCGGCGTCCGCGACCGGCGGGTAGCGGCTCTCGCGGAACAGACTCAGGCTGGCGAGGTCGGCGGGCGGTGCGGGCGCGTCGGCGACGTCGTCGTCCCCCGGCACGTCCGGCCGCACCGGGTAGAAGCCGTGCAGCCGCGAGTACACCAGGATCTGCTTCGTCCGCCACACGCGGCCCGGCTCCGACTTGAACCTCGCCGCCAGAATACGGTTTATCAATTTCGCCCTCGACCACTGAAAGTTTAAAACGTCAGAATAAGTAACTTTAGGCAGTTATAAGGGGTCACGTCAAAATCTATTGTGGATAATTTAGAGTCTATGCTCATCGTTTACTacttatgaaaaaaatgttttgataaaaaatattcacccgcggctcgggattacGTCCACGCATTCAGCATTGTTcgataattttattctaaatcgatatatttaattccatcgagccggctcgaagaaATCGAatgatgcgagccttcgagctgtgagttttgcggttcacacagtaattattactcgatttggagtaaaactatcgagcgaaaccgcatgtgagtacttagcactactcaataaaaaataaaaattgtgtaaTTAAGGAGAATTTtatctacatattaatattttacctCGATATTTCTTCGTTTCGCGAAATCCAACTTCCAGTACTTCTGCTCGTTTTCGACGACGAACGGGAAGTCCTGGAGGAAGTCGAGGTCGGCCGCCTCCACGTTGATGAGCGGCATCTTCTTCAGGAGGTAGTTGACGACGACGCGCTCGCAGGAGAAGCGCGCCACGGTGGCCTCGAGCGCGACGAGGGCGGAGGCGGGGTCGCGGGGCGGCgggcggggcgcggggcggggcAGCCACTCGCCGCCCGCGTAGCAGTGGTCGTTGGCGATGTGGCCGAGTTCCGCCGCACACTCTGCGCCGTCCGCGCTCGCCCGACCCCTCACCTCGGGCTTCAGCACGGAAACGCCGCTCTTTTTCCTCCGAACCTTCCTTAGGCCGTTGCTCTCGACGGGGCCGATCTTGACGGTCGGCGGGCCCTCCTTCGAGTCGATGACTATCTCCTGCCTCTCGACGGGGCCGATCTTGGCGGTCCGCGGGCCCTCCTTCGAGTCGATGACTATCTCCTGCACCTTGCTGATGTCGAGGCTCCGGTCCATCTCGAGGTAGTAGATCTTCCTCGTGGTGGGGTCCACGTACTTGACGATGCGCTTCCGGGCGGGGGAGGGGGCGACGGGGGGCGGCTCGTCGGGGGCAGCGGGCTCGTCGTCGCCGTTAGCGACGTCGGGGCGGTCGGATGGCGGGTCGGGGGCGGCAGGGGGCGGTCGCGCGTGTATCACCAGCATTTCGTCGACGTTGAGCTCGGTGGTGTCACGGGCGAAGAAGTCGAGCCAGCTGTCGGCGTCCGCGGGCTCGAGCGGTTCCGGCGGCTCGAGCTTGATGCCGGCCGGGGCGGGCTCGGGATCCGGCCGGGGCGCGGGCTCGGGCTCGCTCTTCACCCGGAACGAGGCGCCCGCCCCCGACCGAGTCTGCACTCGGTCGGGGGCGGGCGCCTCCGCCTCCGCCTCGTCCTTGTACTCGAACTCCAGCATATCGGGCGTGCTGTACAGCCACACGTCCACTATCGTCTCCGCACCTACGACGATTGCGATTCCTTTGTTAGACAAAAATGAACAAAAGTATTTGCCTGTTCACTAAGGAGGGGTAAGGAGTGGTTTACGACTGACCGAGCGTCTGCAAGCCGGTGTAGTTGCGGTCGAGCTTGATGGTGTGCTCGACGGCGGCGGGACGGTTGACCTCGGGCAGGCGGAAGTGGAGCTCCACTCGCGCCGGGAACTCGCCCCACCCGCGCCGCGACACGTGGAACGGCGGCTTCCTGACGACGTTACCGATACAGGTAAAGGCGCGAAAGGAGAGTAACGGTGTCGCTTCAACAATTTCATACAATATTTGGCTATAACACGTCCAATAATCGTTTAGCGATAACGGATAATGTTCtgcgtaaacgccaacaaaatgtatttgACATCAGTATTCGTTAGCGAAGTGATGGCTTaagtcaaatcgcatacattttgttgacgtttacgataatcgcttgccacttgtctagtggGGCTGTACAGACAAATATTAATAgagtttaagcccggccgcacattgtctgaaatttctgatacgaaacagttgaacgtccgcgctgtctcttacattttgtactgagccgagtgagctcgaactcgccggaaggatatttcagatagtgtgcggggtggcggtccggcgaaattcaactgtttctgatcagaattcggacaacgGCCGGGCTTAATCTCCGTCGGTAAAAAGAGAAAACGTGTAGTGAAAAGCTATCCTCGTTTTCATTAATTCTATGTATAGTTTTTGTTGtgcataacataaaaattacttcATACTGTTTACggttgtattattataataaagtgtGTGACTGACTCGAGACGCACGATGTGGTGCGGCGCGTAGGAGGGGTGTAGTCGCACGCTGGCGGCGGCGAGCACGCGCGCGACGTCCGTGCCCGCCGGCCCGCGCACGTACAGCAGCCACTTGTGCGTCGAGCGGTCCGCGCGCCCCGCCGCCGGCGCGTACTTCGACGTGTTGCCTGCACAAACAATTCACCATGACACAAATtatctaaggttgggttgcaccagaggcgtggttaaagttaaagtttaactaaagttatttttatagttaaatatggcgtcctagctttaactttaaccttaaatttaaccagagaaattcacgtatgagcggaggtaaggacgccatatttaactttaaccaaagatttgacattttgcactgtagttaaaattaaagataaagttacagttaaagttaaag
This genomic window from Aricia agestis chromosome 2, ilAriAges1.1, whole genome shotgun sequence contains:
- the LOC121737634 gene encoding uncharacterized protein LOC121737634, whose product is MNNKETNNEYHDPDYPENPVCIKEEKRSQQETEEKIKAIIRKEFTNELHVRESEVMLIDQRMAKARRYLHQIRYHLVNSYYSDPKLSLTGSQIEDDISAQTRAKAQVAALLRESQPQIHPSVLKLLGKKSVDIEEILTTRSQRKRSRKNYSAMVNPKNYTTAAGETQTLRPHTSKPHNTVPPEEPSTSRVKKVPKHLTPKVENVLKLDEITRNKIKHRYRIIIGNTSKYAPAAGRADRSTHKWLLYVRGPAGTDVARVLAAASVRLHPSYAPHHIVRLEKPPFHVSRRGWGEFPARVELHFRLPEVNRPAAVEHTIKLDRNYTGLQTLGAETIVDVWLYSTPDMLEFEYKDEAEAEAPAPDRVQVKSEPEPAPRPDPEPAPAGIKLEPPEPLEPADADSWLDFFARDTTELNVDEMLVIHARPPPAAPDPPSDRPDVANGDDEPAAPDEPPPVAPSPARKRIVKYVDPTTRKIYYLEMDRSLDISKVQEIVIDSKEGPRTAKIGPVESNGLRKVRRKKSGVSVLKPEVRGRASADGAECAAELGHIANDHCYAGGEWLPRPAPRPPPRDPASALVALEATVARFSCERVVVNYLLKKMPLINVEAADLDFLQDFPFVVENEQKYWKLDFAKRRNIEWSRAKLINRILAARFKSEPGRVWRTKQILVYSRLHGFYPVRPDVPGDDDVADAPAPPADLASLSLFRESRYPPVADAALDVSDDEEVDVVGAGRGDARPGAAPGEGLEGLEVLPAGADERLHHAFVERAAADIGIELRLEDIGSGYCYSAVHLVLVSALRSFAEDLVRGALAARYAPDRNNTVWLGARRAAEAVIRPAHVWAAAADARGAGRLRLLSRAALAVRPATQTPL